A genomic segment from Piliocolobus tephrosceles isolate RC106 chromosome X, ASM277652v3, whole genome shotgun sequence encodes:
- the GPR183 gene encoding G-protein coupled receptor 183 yields MDIQMANNFTTPSAPPQGNDCDLYAHHSTARIVMPLHYSLVFIIGLVGNLLALVVIVQNRKKINSTTLYSTNLVISDILFTTALPTRIAYYAMGFDWRIGDALCRITALVFYINTYAGVNFMTCLSIDRFIAVVHPLRYNKIKRIEHAKGVCIFVWILVFAQTLPLLINPMSKQEAERITCMEYPNFEETKSLPWILLGACFIGYVLPLIIILICYSQICCKLFRTAKQNPLTEKSGVNKKALNTIILIIVVFVLCFTPYHVAIIQHMIKKLRFSNFLECSQRHSFQISLHFTVCLMNFNCCMDPFIYFFACKGYKRKVMRMLKRQVSVSISSAVKSAPEENSREMTETQMMIHSKSSNGK; encoded by the coding sequence atggatatacaaatggctaacaattTTACTACGCCCTCTGCACCTCCTCAGGGAAATGACTGTGACCTCTATGCACATCACAGCACAGCCAGGATAGTAATGCCTCTGCATTACAGCCTCGTCTTCATCATTGGGCTCGTGGGAAACTTACTAGCCTTGGTCGTCATTgttcaaaacaggaaaaaaatcaactctACCACCCTCTATTCAACAAATTTGGTGATTTCTGATATACTTTTTACCACTGCTTTGCCTACACGAATAGCCTACTATGCAATGGGCTTTGACTGGAGAATCGGAGATGCCTTGTGCAGGATAACTGCGCTAGTGTTTTACATCAACACATATGCGGGTGTGAACTTTATGACCTGCCTTAGTATTGATCGCTTCATTGCTGTGGTGCACCCTCTACGCTACAACAAGATAAAAAGGATTGAACATGCAAAAGGCGTGTGCATATTTGTCTGGATTCTAGTATTTGCTCAGACACTCCCACTCCTCATCAACCCTATGTCAAAGCAGGAGGCTGAAAGGATTACATGCATGGAGTATCCAAACTTTGAAGAAACTAAATCTCTTCCCTGGATTCTGCTTGGGGCATGTTTCATAGGATATGTACTTCCACTTATAATCATTCTCATCTGCTATTCTCAGATCTGCTGCAAACTCTTTAGAACTGCCAAACAAAACCCACTCACTGAGAAATCTGGTGTAAACAAAAAGGCTCTCAACACAATTATTCTTATTATCGTTGTGTTTGTTCTCTGTTTCACACCTTACCATGTTGCAATTATTCAACATATGATTAAGAAGCTTCGTTTCTCTAATTTCCTGGAATGTAGCCAAAGACATTCGTTCCAGATTTCTCTGCACTTTACAGTATGCCTGATGAACTTCAATTGCTGCATGGACCCTTTTATCTACTTCTTTGCATGTAAAGGGTACAAGAGAAAGGTTATGAGGATGCTGAAACGGCAAGTCAGTGTATCGATTTCTAGTGCTGTGAAGTCAGCCCCTGAAGAAAACTCACGTGAAATGACAGAAACGCAGATGATGATACATTCCAAGTCttcaaatggaaaatga